In a single window of the bacterium genome:
- a CDS encoding N-acetylmuramoyl-L-alanine amidase yields the protein MQGYLAAFQPRGLELLAIGSEGDWYKVKLSETQFGWVNGAQVERVRAGIVPPHSYIKSIRHFSYDDSVVIRMPVSGLHPFRTIQDDRRTLRVQLFGVTSNTDWIRYDFDDSLVDFARWFQPEPGLFELSISLRQNFWGYDCYFASGNFCISLKRPPRSLETLKGKRIVIDPGHSKDPGSTGPSGYTEAEANLAISRKFATHSLPKAPLLS from the coding sequence ATGCAAGGGTATCTGGCGGCATTTCAACCGCGCGGGCTGGAGCTGTTGGCGATTGGAAGCGAGGGAGACTGGTACAAGGTCAAACTTTCCGAGACGCAATTCGGCTGGGTGAATGGTGCCCAGGTGGAGAGAGTACGGGCAGGGATTGTTCCTCCACATAGCTACATCAAATCGATCAGGCATTTCTCCTATGACGACAGTGTAGTGATCCGGATGCCGGTGAGTGGGTTGCACCCATTCAGGACGATCCAGGATGATCGCCGCACTCTGCGTGTTCAGCTCTTTGGCGTGACATCGAATACGGATTGGATCCGGTACGACTTTGATGACTCGCTCGTTGATTTTGCCCGATGGTTTCAGCCGGAGCCGGGATTATTCGAGTTATCCATTTCTCTTCGCCAGAATTTCTGGGGATATGACTGCTATTTCGCCAGCGGCAATTTCTGCATCAGTCTCAAGCGGCCGCCGCGGAGTCTCGAGACTCTGAAGGGGAAACGGATAGTGATCGATCCGGGCCACTCCAAGGATCCCGGCTCGACGGGGCCATCGGGATACACCGAGGCTGAGGCGAATCTGGCTATCTCAAGGAAGTTCGCGACGCACTCATTGCCAAAGGCGCCACTGTTATCATGA
- a CDS encoding C40 family peptidase, producing MKYAYVTTNLLDLWTEPKFNSERASQLFFAEPLELLGEQEGNYVKVKQADGYTGFADIRHLGEIGADQFRTQVDRAKGVIVTPQAKLLDGDLHAIAPFFLFYGTRVQIAGQNRGFTEVRVPNGDIYLVKANGVNEIPGQGSKIGGNTLVTEAKKFLGVPYLWGYLATGFDCSGLTQTVCRRFGITIPRDTKDQISAGEQIPRAKIKTGDLLFSSRHVGFAIGSDTVIHSSVGGSGIRINSLTAASRITARIWITISTRHDGSSK from the coding sequence GTGAAATACGCATATGTTACTACCAATCTTCTCGACCTCTGGACCGAGCCGAAATTCAATTCAGAGCGGGCCAGCCAGCTCTTTTTCGCTGAGCCGCTTGAACTGCTGGGTGAGCAGGAAGGGAATTACGTCAAGGTTAAGCAGGCCGATGGCTACACCGGGTTCGCCGATATCCGGCATCTGGGAGAGATAGGCGCCGATCAGTTTCGCACGCAAGTTGACCGAGCCAAAGGAGTGATTGTCACTCCCCAGGCAAAACTGCTGGATGGGGATCTGCATGCGATCGCTCCGTTTTTCCTCTTCTACGGCACGAGGGTTCAGATCGCCGGTCAGAACAGAGGCTTCACGGAAGTCAGGGTTCCTAACGGGGATATTTACCTGGTCAAGGCAAACGGCGTAAATGAGATCCCCGGTCAGGGGTCCAAGATCGGCGGCAATACCCTCGTGACCGAGGCGAAGAAGTTTCTCGGCGTACCGTATCTCTGGGGGTATCTCGCGACCGGCTTTGATTGCTCCGGCCTGACCCAAACAGTCTGCCGTCGATTCGGAATCACTATTCCCCGTGATACCAAAGACCAGATCAGCGCCGGCGAACAGATCCCGCGCGCGAAGATCAAAACGGGCGATCTGCTCTTTTCAAGCCGCCATGTAGGATTTGCGATCGGTTCCGATACCGTTATACATAGTTCGGTCGGCGGCTCCGGAATCAGGATCAACAGCCTGACGGCGGCAAGCCGGATTACCGCGAGGATCTGGATAACGATTTCAACCAGGCACGACGGATCGTCTAAATGA
- a CDS encoding N-acetylmuramoyl-L-alanine amidase — translation MKDIPLADRPVIAKRNQADIFVSIHNNALPDGVNPFGEFGTASFYYNLQSIDLARAIHREMVAETGLPDYGVYHGNLAVIRPTEYPAVLVECAFMMLPEQEVLIKSDKFRKQVAKGGHCGHRIVLQGVRSWEIRRRSPRDPSSLTGSFISGCFWRVY, via the coding sequence ATGAAAGATATCCCGCTCGCTGACCGACCGGTGATTGCCAAGCGAAACCAGGCAGATATATTCGTCTCCATTCACAACAACGCGCTGCCGGACGGGGTCAATCCGTTTGGAGAATTCGGCACCGCCAGCTTCTACTACAATCTTCAGTCGATCGATCTAGCGCGGGCGATTCACCGTGAAATGGTAGCGGAAACAGGATTGCCTGATTACGGCGTTTATCACGGCAACCTGGCGGTCATACGACCGACGGAATATCCGGCGGTGCTGGTCGAATGCGCGTTCATGATGTTGCCTGAGCAGGAAGTTCTGATCAAGAGTGATAAGTTCCGCAAGCAGGTGGCCAAAGGCGGTCACTGCGGGCATAGAATCGTTCTGCAAGGAGTTCGATCATGGGAGATAAGGCGCAGGAGTCCGCGGGACCCAAGCAGCCTTACTGGATCATTTATCTCGGGCTGCTTCTGGCGGGTATACTGA
- a CDS encoding transglycosylase SLT domain-containing protein: protein MVSVIMVESTFKKNQVSDSGAAGLMQLRPL from the coding sequence GTGGTTTCGGTGATCATGGTGGAATCGACATTTAAGAAGAATCAGGTCTCCGACAGCGGTGCCGCCGGGTTGATGCAGTTGCGCCCTTTGTAG
- a CDS encoding adenylyltransferase/cytidyltransferase family protein translates to MCSSNNGEECGILGGTFNPVHRGHITLAAEIGAAKALDGVLMVPSYVPPRKINPDIAPFDDRLAMLKLACANHPELVTSSIESESDTPGYTLLTLRAIKSDIHPPDSALS, encoded by the coding sequence ATGTGCAGTTCAAATAATGGCGAAGAGTGTGGGATTCTCGGGGGGACTTTCAACCCCGTTCATCGCGGCCATATAACCTTGGCCGCCGAGATTGGCGCCGCCAAGGCGCTGGATGGGGTCTTGATGGTTCCATCCTATGTTCCTCCGCGCAAGATCAATCCGGATATCGCTCCTTTTGATGACCGTCTCGCCATGCTCAAACTGGCGTGCGCGAATCATCCTGAGCTGGTTACCAGCAGTATCGAATCTGAATCGGATACTCCTGGCTACACACTGCTCACCCTCCGGGCGATCAAAAGCGATATCCATCCACCAGATTCCGCTTTATCATAG
- a CDS encoding dephospho-CoA kinase, whose product MLIGLTGQIGSGKSTAARVFEELGAAIVDADMIGRDVVEMSPPVLKKLTKQFGNEILTPSGSLNRRMLARRAFASDESKVALNAIVHPYLLDELHRQVKAYLKQGKVVVIDAALLLDWDLDKQVDKTLVITASPTIRVKRMEERGLSHQEVLDRQKVQLPLTEYKRRATDILTNNGTREELARKVTKLWHRWFPKVA is encoded by the coding sequence ATGCTCATCGGCCTCACCGGACAGATCGGATCAGGTAAATCAACCGCCGCACGCGTTTTCGAAGAACTCGGCGCCGCGATTGTCGATGCTGACATGATCGGCCGCGATGTCGTCGAAATGTCTCCACCCGTCCTCAAAAAGCTGACCAAGCAGTTCGGCAATGAGATACTGACACCATCGGGAAGCCTAAATCGTAGAATGCTGGCCAGGCGTGCGTTTGCTTCTGATGAGTCCAAAGTGGCACTAAACGCCATAGTGCATCCATATCTGTTGGATGAATTGCACCGACAGGTGAAAGCTTACCTCAAGCAGGGAAAGGTGGTGGTGATTGATGCCGCCCTCCTGCTTGATTGGGATCTCGATAAGCAGGTAGACAAAACTCTGGTTATCACGGCATCTCCGACTATCCGAGTCAAACGAATGGAAGAGCGCGGACTGAGCCATCAGGAAGTGCTGGACCGTCAGAAAGTTCAACTCCCCCTGACCGAATACAAACGCCGGGCGACTGATATTCTCACTAACAACGGCACGAGGGAGGAGCTGGCCCGGAAAGTGACCAAACTCTGGCATCGCTGGTTCCCCAAAGTCGCTTGA
- a CDS encoding tetratricopeptide repeat protein translates to MLGKAKLEAKKYLTAITESELVPDCNKYLDIAKGRLAKKTYMSGLTYTRMGASRAAKVYYQKVIDDYTSSEFAPLANFEMAKEEMRLREYDEARRRFENFVTVFSTHPLVPEAQAGIAEAAFKSAEAAFDKKDYTAATDKFTAFKKDFPADKRLNKADEYLAKIAALPPAPAPQANVQFK, encoded by the coding sequence GTGCTCGGCAAAGCCAAGCTTGAGGCGAAGAAATACCTGACGGCGATCACCGAGTCCGAACTGGTTCCTGACTGCAACAAATACCTCGATATCGCCAAGGGACGTCTGGCGAAAAAGACCTATATGTCGGGTCTCACATACACTCGCATGGGAGCCTCCCGTGCCGCCAAGGTCTATTATCAAAAAGTCATCGATGACTACACCTCAAGCGAATTTGCTCCGTTGGCCAATTTCGAGATGGCCAAAGAGGAGATGCGACTTCGCGAATACGACGAAGCTCGCCGTCGCTTCGAGAATTTCGTGACCGTCTTTTCGACCCATCCGTTGGTCCCGGAAGCCCAAGCCGGAATAGCCGAGGCCGCGTTTAAGTCGGCGGAGGCTGCGTTTGACAAAAAAGACTATACGGCGGCCACAGACAAGTTTACCGCTTTCAAGAAGGACTTCCCGGCGGACAAGCGTTTGAACAAAGCGGATGAATACCTGGCGAAAATAGCGGCGTTGCCTCCGGCGCCCGCTCCACAAGCCAATGTGCAGTTCAAATAA